The sequence TTTAGAAACCCAGGAACTGTATGACAAGAATCGCCTCCATGTAACGCGCCAGGTTCCCTGTCATCCCCAGGATGGAAGCACCATGGATATGGTGTTGTCCCTCAATGGTATTCCCTTGGTAACGATTGAACTAAAAAATCCGGCAACCGGTCAAACCTGGAAACACGCCATAGGCCAATATAAAACAGACAGGGATCCCAATGCGCCGTTGTTTCAGTTCAAAAAAGGAGCCTTGGTTCATTTTGCCATTGATCCCGATGAAGCCTACATGACCACCAAACTGAATAGGCAGAAAACCTATTTCTTACCCTTTAACCGAGGCAGTGCTCCCGGGGAAATTGAATGCGGTCGAGGAAATCCTGCTCACCCTTCAGGACACAGAACCGGCTACTTCTGGGAAGAAATACTCGCGCGCGACAGCTTCTTGGATATTGTCTCCAGCTTCATTTTTCTTGAAACCGTGGAAGAAACTATTGATGACGGTGCTGGTGGCAGAAAAAAACGGACCAAGGAAACCATGATCTTTCCCCGTTATCATCAATTAGACAGCGTTCGAAAGCTCATAAAGACCTCAAGAAATGATGGAACCGGAAATAATTACCTTATCCAGCACTCCGCAGGAAGCGGGAAAACAAACAGTATTTCCTGGCTATCTCATCGTCTGTCCAGCCTGCATAACGCTGCAGATATTAAAATTTTCGACTGCGTAATTGTTATTACCGACAGGCGAGTCTTGGACAAGCAGCTTCAGGACGCGATCTATCAGATAGAACATGCCCAGGGTGTGGTTAAAGCCATTGATGAAAACTCAAAACAGTTGGCAGAGGCCCTTATCGATGGAACCAAGATTGTCATTACAACCCTGCAAAAGTTCCCGTTCATTTTGCGGGGTTTGCTTCACATAGCCGGAGCGGATAACCCGAATAAACCCGATGAGGCAGCCATCACCAGAGCCCAGGAATGGCAGGAAGCCATCGCATCCCGCAAGTATGCGGTAATTGTTGACGAGGCCCATTCCAGTCAGTCTGGTGAAACCGCCCGTGAATTAAAAAGGATTCTTGGAGCCGGGACGGAACAGGGTACGGAAGAAAGCGAACTGGATTGGGAGGACGGCCTTAACAAGGTAATGGAGTCCCGGGGACGGCAAAAGAACCTCAGTTTCTTTGCCTTTACTGCCACACCCAAGGGCAAAACACTGGAACTCTTTGGGTCGAAAGGCCCCAGTGGTAAACCGGAGGCATTTCACACCTATTCCATGAAACAGGCCATCGAAGAGGGATTTATTCTCGATGTGCTAGGTCGCTATACCACATACAAAACCTATTACAAGCTGATAAAGAAAGCCGAAGAAGATCCGGCCATGCCAAAGAAAAAGGCAGCCAAAAAACTGGGGAAATTTCTGGCCCTTCATCCGCACAATATAGAGCAGAAAACCGAGATCATGATTGAGCATTTTCGTGATCATGTAAAACACAAGTTGGGCGGCCGCGGGAAAGCCATGGTTGTAACAGGATCGCGATTGCATGCTGTCAGGTACATGCTTTCTTTTGAGAAATACATTAAAGAGAATAGTTATACCGATATACGACCTTTGGTAGCTTTCAGCGGAACGGTAAAAGACCCGGATACTGACAAAGAATACACCGAGCCCTCTATGAATATAGATGTTGTAACGGGGAAAAATATTTCTGAGGCTCAGTTGCCTGAGAAATTCGATTCTTCTGACTACCAGGTTCTTCTCGTTGCCAATAAATACCAAACCGGCTTTGATCAGCCCCTTCTCTGTGCCATGTATGTTGATAAGCGGCTAGATGGTGTGCAGGCAGTTCAGACGCTTTCACGGCTCAACAGAACCAGCCCTGGTAAAGAAGCCCCCTTTGTACTCGATTTCGTGAATCAGACAGAAGATATTTATATGGCCTTTAAGCCGTATTATAATTCCACAACCTTACAGGAACCTTCTGATCCTACACACCTTGAAAAACTGAAACATGAAATGAATGCCTTGCAGGTCTATCTTTGGTCCGAGGTAGT comes from Spirochaeta lutea and encodes:
- a CDS encoding type I restriction endonuclease subunit R — protein: MKATTEKAFEAYIQEVLTTRDWLTGSNQIWNKQKALFSDYVISFIKDTQGDLWQQMETLHGSELEAKVIETLVKERISKGTLYIIRHGFKFYGKVFKLAYYKPAHSLVLETQELYDKNRLHVTRQVPCHPQDGSTMDMVLSLNGIPLVTIELKNPATGQTWKHAIGQYKTDRDPNAPLFQFKKGALVHFAIDPDEAYMTTKLNRQKTYFLPFNRGSAPGEIECGRGNPAHPSGHRTGYFWEEILARDSFLDIVSSFIFLETVEETIDDGAGGRKKRTKETMIFPRYHQLDSVRKLIKTSRNDGTGNNYLIQHSAGSGKTNSISWLSHRLSSLHNAADIKIFDCVIVITDRRVLDKQLQDAIYQIEHAQGVVKAIDENSKQLAEALIDGTKIVITTLQKFPFILRGLLHIAGADNPNKPDEAAITRAQEWQEAIASRKYAVIVDEAHSSQSGETARELKRILGAGTEQGTEESELDWEDGLNKVMESRGRQKNLSFFAFTATPKGKTLELFGSKGPSGKPEAFHTYSMKQAIEEGFILDVLGRYTTYKTYYKLIKKAEEDPAMPKKKAAKKLGKFLALHPHNIEQKTEIMIEHFRDHVKHKLGGRGKAMVVTGSRLHAVRYMLSFEKYIKENSYTDIRPLVAFSGTVKDPDTDKEYTEPSMNIDVVTGKNISEAQLPEKFDSSDYQVLLVANKYQTGFDQPLLCAMYVDKRLDGVQAVQTLSRLNRTSPGKEAPFVLDFVNQTEDIYMAFKPYYNSTTLQEPSDPTHLEKLKHEMNALQVYLWSEVVGFCHVFYLPQYKQNPSDHARMEKMIQPAVDRFKLLDEEGKAHFYDRLTAFTRFYSFVSQIIPYSDPELEMLYSFGRYLIPHLDLGEDGVNPNPEKEVVLEYYRIEKVMSGTIVMEPGEQLGVKSPTAVGTGKAEDEQKPLSEIINSLNERFGTDFSEEDRLFFEQIKEKAAKDERIIQTAKANNLDKFELGIKKILESLMMQRMAENDEIVTRYMDDYEFQKTIFPILAKEIYENVLAEQE